One region of Culex pipiens pallens isolate TS chromosome 2, TS_CPP_V2, whole genome shotgun sequence genomic DNA includes:
- the LOC120423094 gene encoding serine/threonine-protein phosphatase PP2A 65 kDa regulatory subunit yields MAASTSGDKAADDSLYPIAVLIDELKNEDIQLRLNSIKKLSTIALALGEERTRTELIPFLTETIYDEDEVLLALAEQLGNFTALVGGPDFAMYLIPPLESLATVEETVVRDKAVESLRIVAAQHSAQDLEVHVVPTLQRLVSGDWFTSRTSACGLFSVCYPRVSAAVKAELRNNFRQLCQDETPMVRRAAAGKLGEFAKVVEVEYLKSDLIPMFVQMAQDDQDSVRLLAVEACVSIAQLLQQDDVEHNVMPTLRQCVNDSSWRVRYMVAEKFTDLQKAVGPEITKTDLVPAFQYLLKDTEAEVRASAATKVTDFCSNLDKGSQEQIIMTSILPYVKELVADPNQHVKSALASVIMGLSPILGRNNTIEHLLQLFLLQLKDEWPEVRLNIISTLDCINDVIGIQQLSQSLLPAIVELAEDSKWRVRLAIIEYMPLLAGQLGQEYFNQKLRDLCFNWLNDHVYAIREAATLNMKKIVQTFGTQWAETNIINQILVMYKNSNYLHRMTCLFCINALADVVGADIIKRLFLPTIKVLSTDPVANVRFNVAKTLQKLSPFLDQAAIDEHVKPILEKLNTDTDVDVKYFASEAMVGIAAA; encoded by the exons atgGCTGCCAGCACTAGCGGTGATAAAGCAGCGGATGATTCACTTTACCCGATCGCGGTCCTAATCGACGAGCTCAAAAATGAGGACATTCAG CTTCGCCTAAACTCGATCAAAAAGCTGTCCACGATCGCGCTCGCGCTCGGCGAGGAACGCACCCGCACCGAGCTGATCCCGTTCCTGACGGAGACGATCTACGACGAGGATGAGGTGCTGCTGGCGCTGGCCGAGCAGCTGGGCAACTTTACCGCCCTCGTCGGCGGGCCGGACTTTGCGATGTACTTGATTCCGCCGCTCGAGTCGCTCGCCACCGTCGAGGAGACGGTGGTGCGGGACAAGGCGGTCGAGTCGCTCCGGATCGTGGCGGCCCAGCACAGCGCGCAAGATTTGGAGGTGCACGTGGTGCCGACGCTGCAGCGGTTGGTCTCCGGGGATTGGTTCACCAGCCGTACGTCGGCGTGTGGGTTGTTTTCGGTGTGCTACCCGCGGGTGTCGGCCGCCGTGAAGGCCGAGCTGCGCAACAACTTCCGGCAGCTGTGCCAGGACGAGACGCCGATGGTGCGCCGGGCTGCGGCCGGCAAGCTGGGCGAGTTCGCCAAGGTCGTCGAGGTGGAGTACCTCAAGTCGGACCTGATTCCGATGTTTGTGCAGATGGCGCAGGACGATCAGGATTCGGTCCGACTGTTGGCCGTCGAGGCTTGCGTCAGCATCGCCCAGCTGCTGCAGCAGGACGACGTGGAGCAT AACGTTATGCCAACTCTGCGTCAGTGCGTCAACGATTCGTCCTGGCGCGTGCGTTACATGGTTGCGGAGAAGTTTACCGATCTGCAGAAGGCCGTTGGTCCGGAAATCACCAAGACCGATTTGGTTCCGGCGTTCCAGTATCTGCTGAAGGACACCGAGGCGGAGGTTCGTGCCTCGGCCGCTACCAAGGTGACCGACTTCTGCTCGAATCTGGACAAGGGCAGCCAGGAACAGATCATCATGACCTCGATCCTGCCGTACGTCAAGGAACTGGTGGCCGACCCGAACCAGCACGTCAAGTCTGCGCTGGCCTCCGTCATCATGGGACTGAGTCCGATCCTCGGCCGGAACAACACAATCGAGCATTTGCTTCAGCTGTTCCTGCTGCAGCTGAAGGACGAATGGCCCGAGGTCCGGCTGAACATCATCTCCACCCTGGACTGCATCAACGACGTCATCGGAATCCAGCAGCTGTCGCAGTCGCTGCTGCCGGCCATCGTCGAGCTCGCCGAGGACTCCAAGTGGCGTGTCCGGCTGGCCATCATCGAGTACATGCCCCTGCTCGCCGGCCAGCTCGGCCAGGAGTACTTCAACCAGAAGCTGCGCGATCTGTGCTTCAACTGGCTGAACGACCACGTGTACGCGATCCGCGAAGCGGCCACCCTCAACATGAAGAAGATTGTACAGACATTCGGCACGCAGTGGGCCGAAACGAACATTATTAATCAGATTTTGGTCATGTACAAGAACAGCAACTATCTGCACA GAATGACCTGTCTGTTCTGTATCAACGCCCTAGCTGACGTGGTCGGCGCCGACATCATCAAGCGGCTGTTCCTGCCCACGATCAAGGTGCTGTCGACGGATCCGGTCGCAAACGTGCGCTTCAACGTCGCCAAAACGCTGCAGAAGCTGTCGCCCTTCCTGGACCAGGCGGCGATCGACGAGCACGTGAAGCCCATCCTGGAAAAGCTAAACACCGACACCGACGTGGACGTCAAGTATTTCGCCTCGGAAGCGATGGTCGGAATTGCCG CCGCCTAA
- the LOC120423120 gene encoding uncharacterized protein LOC120423120, giving the protein MDGISFDSLTYLPDDSFVSECNDDFGGICEDIVRLASATHLVDQLEQQLDNSPPSSSYYASGRCFDKEIPSLFSEMEYLTEVSPETEMALMPCRDVPVSVDPSEFSWKRKEQAQQPDEHPGLILSEEALVPSGTEAKEIPAGPESHRRHLGATTNYRLILQNYIQKGKRKLEESSYSKMKATVVSVKAGTNSTSLIETVTCASYVNPCPSSTASFESSSSASSSSAEDRLPEPAPLPNFRCHDCNSCFLSVERLKKHTCIIAEQYQCQLCRREFRKRKTLEQHIKSHDKVFSTDDDLRKW; this is encoded by the exons ATGGACGG AATCAGTTTTGATTCCTTGACTTACCTTCCGGACGACTCCTTCGTGAGTGAGTGCAATGACGACTTTGGGGGCATTTGCGAGGACATTGTCCGGCTGGCCAGCGCAACCCATCTGGTGGACCAGCTGGAGCAGCAGTTGGACAACAGCCCGCCGAGCAGCAGTTACTACGCGTCGGGGCGGTGCTTCGACAAGGAGATTCCGTCGCTGTTCTCGGAAATGGAATATTTGACTGAGGTTTCACCGGAAACGGAAATGGCACTGATGCCGTGCCGGGACGTTCCCGTGTCGGTTGACCCGAGTGAGTTCTCGTGGAAGCGGAAGGAACAGGCGCAGCAACCCGACGAACACCCCGGACTGATACTTAGCGAAGAGGCTTTGGTTCCGAGTGGGACTGAGGCGAAAGAGATTCCGGCGGGACCGGAAAGCCACCGACGACACCTTGGTGCCACAACGAACTACCGACTGATCCTGCAAAACTACATCCAGAAGGGCAAACGAAAGCTGGAGGAAAGCTCGTACTCCAAGATGAAGGCGACCGTCGTCAGCGTCAAGGCCGGAACCAATTCTACCTCTCTGATTGAAACCGTAACGTGCGCTTCCTACGTGAACCCGTGCCCGAGTTCCACTGCCAGCTTCGAGTCGTCCTCGTCGGCGTCTTCCTCCTCCGCCGAAGATCGTTTGCCAGAACCTGCCCCGCTTCCAAACTTCCGCTGCCACGACTGCAACTCCTGCTTCCTGTCCGTTGAGCGGCTAAAGAAACACACCTGCATCATCGCCGAACAGTACCAGTGTCAGCTTTGTCGGCGCGAGTTTCGCAAGCGGAAAACCCTCGAGCAGCACATCAAATCCCATGACAAGGTGTTCTCCACGGACGACGACCTGCGCAAGTGGTAA